GGTTAGGGGGGATCGTAAGACGCGTTTTGATGTTATAGCCGTTTTTAAGAATGGTGAATGGGTTCTTATAAATTCTGGTTTACATAATGATATAGCCAAGGAGATTATTGAATCCCAGCTTATCAAAGAATTAGAAGGTTATAAGATAATTAAAAGAGAATATAGGTTCGGTGAAAGCAGATTAGATTTCCTTTTAGGTCGTGATAGTGAAAAAATGCTCCTCGAGGTTAAAGGTTGCACGCTTTTAAAAGGTGATCGGGCATTATTCCCAGATGCTCCCACCAGTCGGGGTAAACGCCATCTTGAAGAACTGATGAAAGCAACAGAATTAGGATTTAAAAGCTCTATACTATTCCTAATATTCAGGAAAAAGGCTAGGATATTTTCCCCAAACGATACTATAGACCCAAAATTCGCTGAAACCCTTAAAGAGGCTGTTAAGAAGGGTGTTATAATCCTCCCAGTCACTTTAAGAACTAGATTAAACAAAAATTTTATAATAGAACCTGAAAAAAGGATAAAAGCAATCCTATAAACCTTTAAAGAAAAATTAAATATTGAATGGGAGGTTATACGGTTGCGTGGCCTAATAAACTCCCATCTTTCTCAAATCTCGGGGTGTTCTCTTGGCATTAATCCACTAAGAATTTATGTCACCTTTGCAAGCCATGCTATCATCTTAACAACCATCTGGGGGATTCTGGGAGTTAATTCTGGATGAGGTCCGCATAATATAACCCTACCAGAACCATAAGTATCTGCTACAGCAGCAATATACCCCTCGTATCCTGTTTTACTATCAGCATAGGTGGCGAGGCTGGTTGCTGCCCCTACCGCATACATTGCAGCTCCATTGCAATGACAAATTGTCTGGGTTCCGCTGAGACCTAAAATACTCGCCCCAGCAGACGTGATGGAAATATTCAGATTACCCTCATATTCTACAGCCTTACATCGTACATCTGCAAGTCCCCAACCGCCATAGTATCCGTCAACTGCTATTGAAGCTGCATATGCACCTGCACATATTCCAAGGTATCCCCCACCATTACTTACGAACGACTTGATCGCCGAAGCGCTGATATTCGGGTTCCTCAGATAACTTAAGCCAGAAGTACCACCAGGCATCACTAGAACGTCATAGGATGCAAGGACATTTGAATTTATAACAGTACTCGTAGCATAGGTGAACTTCACTGAATTGAGTTTAACAGCATCTAGACAATATTTTATACCATTCACGCAATTTGTTGAAGCGTCATAGCCACTGTAAATTAACACCCTAACTTCCTTTATACTGTTCGGGTCCCTTGCAATGCCAACATTTTTTATTGTCACATAATTTGGTAGTCTTCCGTTGGTGTTGTAGAAGTTTATTATCCTGCTGTAGGCGTAGATTAGGCTTTGGTAGTTTATTTTGCCAATGC
The Methanothermobacter tenebrarum DNA segment above includes these coding regions:
- the sfsA gene encoding DNA/RNA nuclease SfsA; protein product: MKIKNLTLSTFLGRPNRFTVLVDRGGYKFRAHLRDPGRLEDLLRPGSKLLLRYMPVRGDRKTRFDVIAVFKNGEWVLINSGLHNDIAKEIIESQLIKELEGYKIIKREYRFGESRLDFLLGRDSEKMLLEVKGCTLLKGDRALFPDAPTSRGKRHLEELMKATELGFKSSILFLIFRKKARIFSPNDTIDPKFAETLKEAVKKGVIILPVTLRTRLNKNFIIEPEKRIKAIL
- a CDS encoding BPL-N domain-containing protein, with translation IGKINYQSLIYAYSRIINFYNTNGRLPNYVTIKNVGIARDPNSIKEVRVLIYSGYDASTNCVNGIKYCLDAVKLNSVKFTYATSTVINSNVLASYDVLVMPGGTSGLSYLRNPNISASAIKSFVSNGGGYLGICAGAYAASIAVDGYYGGWGLADVRCKAVEYEGNLNISITSAGASILGLSGTQTICHCNGAAMYAVGAATSLATYADSKTGYEGYIAAVADTYGSGRVILCGPHPELTPRIPQMVVKMIAWLAKVT